GACGTCGAAAGACGCTATACGGCCAGTTTGCTGGGCTTGCCGCTTGCCCGCCATACCTATATCGCCGGACGGTTTGCAGGGATCGCCGTTTTTTTGCTGGTGTGCGGGGCGTTTCTTGGCCTTTGTGGTGGTGTGGTTGTCTGGTTTATGCGCGCGGATATGAGCGCCGGCTTGGCTCTGAACTGGTTCAATTTGGTGCTGGCCGTTTGGGGGGATATCTGCAGGTCCATTTTGCTACTGGCTCTGGCCGTTTTGTTTTCATCAATCAGTACATCCCTTTTTCTGCCTGTTTTTGGCACGCTGGGGATCTATCTGGCAGGTTCTGCATCTCAGGAGGTCATGGATTATCTGGCAACTGAGGCGGGCAAGCAACTTCCGCAAGCAACGAGGACGATTGCGGAAATATTGTATTTTATCCTCCCCAATTTTTCCGTTTTCGATTTCAAGGTTCATGCGGTTTATGGCCTGGCGACGCCGCTCAAAGGCGCCATGTTCGCCGCGGCCTATTTTGTCGTTTATGGCGGTATCGTTCTTCTTTTGGCTAT
Above is a genomic segment from Gammaproteobacteria bacterium containing:
- a CDS encoding ABC transporter permease, producing DVERRYTASLLGLPLARHTYIAGRFAGIAVFLLVCGAFLGLCGGVVVWFMRADMSAGLALNWFNLVLAVWGDICRSILLLALAVLFSSISTSLFLPVFGTLGIYLAGSASQEVMDYLATEAGKQLPQATRTIAEILYFILPNFSVFDFKVHAVYGLATPLKGAMFAAAYFVVYGGIVLLLAIRLFSRRELP